The Salminus brasiliensis chromosome 8, fSalBra1.hap2, whole genome shotgun sequence genome has a window encoding:
- the tmem41aa gene encoding transmembrane protein 41A-A isoform X1, with amino-acid sequence MRSVLGLGSVLLLSSVYLYLLSAHLPSAHLPSAHLGDEEPGEGESLSTAGAAGLKFPSDLEELREQAALLRLYQKEHSGYVLLLFCSAYIYKQAFAIPGSSLLNVLAGALFGPWLGLLLACVLTTVGATLCFLLSQAFGKQHIVRLFPDKVALLQRKVEENRSSLFFFLLFLRFFPMSPNWFLNMSSPIVNIPVTLFFLSVFIGLMPYNLVCVQTGSVLSELSSLDALFSWSILLKLLLAAGAALLPAAVIRRYSHTHLQLDGLQPNGLPERKQQ; translated from the exons ATGCGCTCTGTGCTGGGTTTGGGTTCGGTTCTGCTGCTGTCCTCTGTTTACCTGTACCTGCTGTCCGCTCACCTGCCCTCAGCTCACCTGCCCTCAGCTCACCTGGGTGATGAGGaaccaggagagggagagtctCTCAGCACGGCTGGAGCTGCCGG gctGAAGTTCCCCTCTGACCTGGAGGAGCTGCGGGAGCAGGCGGCTCTGCTGAGGCTCTATCAGAAGGAACACAGTGGATAcgttctgctgctgttctgcagCGCCTACATCTACAAGCAGGCCTTCGCCATCCCCGGATCCTCCCTGCTG AATGTCCTGGCGGGGGCGCTGTTCGGGCCCTGGCTGGGCCTGCTGCTGGCCTGTGTTCTGACCACGGTAGGCGCCACACTCTGCTTCCTGCTCTCACAGGCCTTCGGGAAACAGCACATCGTCCGGCTCTTCCCCGACAAGGTCGCTCTGCTGCAGCGGAAA gtggagGAGAACCGCAGCAGTCTGTTCTTCTTCCTGCTCTTCCTGAGGTTCTTCCCCATGAGCCCAAACTGGTTCCTCAACATGAGCTCCCCCATCGTCAACATCCCCGTCaccctcttcttcctctccgtCTTCATCG GTCTGATGCCGTATAATTTGGTGTGTGTTCAGACGGGCTCTGTGCTGTCTGAGCTGTCCTCTCTGGATGCTCTGTTCTCCTGGAGCATCCTGCTGAAGCTCCTACTGGCCGCTGGCGCCGCCCTGCTGCCGGCCGCCGTAATCCGCCGCTACAGCCACACCCACCTGCAGCTGGACGGCCTGCAGCCCAACGGCCTTCCGGAGAGGAAAcaacagtga
- the tmem41aa gene encoding transmembrane protein 41A-A isoform X2, translated as MRSVLGLGSVLLLSSVYLYLLSAHLPSAHLPSAHLGDEEPGEGESLSTAGAAGLKFPSDLEELREQAALLRLYQKEHSGYVLLLFCSAYIYKQAFAIPGSSLLNVLAGALFGPWLGLLLACVLTTVEENRSSLFFFLLFLRFFPMSPNWFLNMSSPIVNIPVTLFFLSVFIGLMPYNLVCVQTGSVLSELSSLDALFSWSILLKLLLAAGAALLPAAVIRRYSHTHLQLDGLQPNGLPERKQQ; from the exons ATGCGCTCTGTGCTGGGTTTGGGTTCGGTTCTGCTGCTGTCCTCTGTTTACCTGTACCTGCTGTCCGCTCACCTGCCCTCAGCTCACCTGCCCTCAGCTCACCTGGGTGATGAGGaaccaggagagggagagtctCTCAGCACGGCTGGAGCTGCCGG gctGAAGTTCCCCTCTGACCTGGAGGAGCTGCGGGAGCAGGCGGCTCTGCTGAGGCTCTATCAGAAGGAACACAGTGGATAcgttctgctgctgttctgcagCGCCTACATCTACAAGCAGGCCTTCGCCATCCCCGGATCCTCCCTGCTG AATGTCCTGGCGGGGGCGCTGTTCGGGCCCTGGCTGGGCCTGCTGCTGGCCTGTGTTCTGACCACG gtggagGAGAACCGCAGCAGTCTGTTCTTCTTCCTGCTCTTCCTGAGGTTCTTCCCCATGAGCCCAAACTGGTTCCTCAACATGAGCTCCCCCATCGTCAACATCCCCGTCaccctcttcttcctctccgtCTTCATCG GTCTGATGCCGTATAATTTGGTGTGTGTTCAGACGGGCTCTGTGCTGTCTGAGCTGTCCTCTCTGGATGCTCTGTTCTCCTGGAGCATCCTGCTGAAGCTCCTACTGGCCGCTGGCGCCGCCCTGCTGCCGGCCGCCGTAATCCGCCGCTACAGCCACACCCACCTGCAGCTGGACGGCCTGCAGCCCAACGGCCTTCCGGAGAGGAAAcaacagtga
- the ehhadh gene encoding peroxisomal bifunctional enzyme, with product MARYTRTKGSIALITLTNPPVNALSSVVRGGVVEAVARAFEDRQVKAVVLCGDNGKFSGGADIREFAKPMSGPPLVPMIHAIEMGEKPVVAAIEGLAFGGGLELALGCHYRIAHAKAHLGLPEVTLGLLPAAGGTQRLPRLTGIPAALDLITTGRHISAREALKLGIVDQITEGNAVDAAVELALSVIGQPLSPRRLSTRSPPPLADLDSFFDAALAQVKRRSRGAMAPVACVKAVRAAAELPYSQGMQCERELMDTLFTSGQARALQYCFFAQRAAGKWSLPNGAQWNTSRPRAVQTAGVIGLGTMGRGIVVSLVKAGIAVVAVETEKKLLDLGRKLVKGILERDAQRRGVTPPLHLVTFTLSLQPLREVDLVIEAVFEDMELKKRIFSELSRVCKPNTLLCTNTSGLDVDEIASVTDRPPLVVGMHFFAPAHIMKLLEVVCGSRSSPEAIATAMTLGKRMGKVSVAVGNCPGFVGNRMLKLYMDQAYFLLEEGASPEQVDQALEEFGFAMGIFKVGDLSGLDVGWRVRKASGLIGPDVDPKFPSRMRQGRRYSPLLDLLCEQGRWGQKSGRGWYLYDSAGGKEARPDPEIRSFLQEFRLRYGITARRIDAQEVVERCVFALANEGFRVLEDGMAARPEDIDMVYVFGYGWPQHRGGPMFHAAQVGLPRVLQRLEFYYRENPDVPHLQPSTLLRRLVAAGSPPIQQWKQHTGNLHSQL from the exons ATGGCTCGATATACAAGAACTAAGGGATCGATTGCATTGATCACTCTCACTAACCCCCCTGTGAACGCCCTCAG CTCTGTGGTGAGGGGGGGCGTGGTTGAGGCGGTGGCCCGGGCGTTTGAGGACAGGCAGGTGAAGGCTGTGGTGCTGTGTGGAGACAATGGCAAATTCAGTGGAG GAGCTGATATTCGGGAGTTTGCCAAGCCCATGTCTGGACCCCCCTTGGTGCCTATGATCCACGCTATAGAGATGGGAGAGAAGCCAGTGGTGGCGGCCATAGAAGGGCTAGCATTTGGAGGAGGGCTGGAGCTGGCACTGGGCTGCCATTACCGCATCGCTCACGCCAAG gCTCATCTGGGTCTTCCTGAGGTCACTCTGGGTTTGCTCCCGGCTGCTGGGGGAACACAGCGCCTACCTCGACTCACTGGCATCCCAGCAGCACTGGATCTCATCACTACag GTCGACACATCTCAGCTCGGGAGGCGCTCAAGCTGGGCATCGTGGACCAGATCACAGAGGGCAATGCTGTAGATGCTGCTGTGGAGCTCGCGCTGAGtgttatag gtcagCCCCTGTCCCCTCGCAGGCTGAGTACCCGTTCTCCCCCTCCCCTGGCGGATCTGGACAGTTTTTTTGACGCGGCGCTGGCGCAGGTGAAGCGGCGCTCTCGCGGCGCGATGGCCCCGGTGGCGTGTGTGAAGGCGGTGAGAGCGGCGGCCGAGCTGCCGTACAGCCAGGGTATGCAGTGTGAGAGGGAGCTGATGGACACACTGTTCACCTCCGGGCAGGCCAGAGCCCTGCAGTACTGCTTCTTCGCCCAGAGGGCTGCTGGGAAATGGAGTCTTCCTAATGGAGCGCAGTGGAACACCAGCAGGCCCAGAGCTGTACAGACAGCCGGGGTCATAG GTTTGGGCACTATGGGCCGGGGCATCGTTGTCTCTCTGGTCAAGGCGGGTATCGCTGTGGTTGCTGTGGAGACGGAGAAAAAGCTGCTGGACCTGGGCAGGAAGCTGGTGAAGGGGATTCTGGAGAGGGATGCTCAGAGGCGAGGGGTCACTCCTCCTCTCCACCTGGTCACCTTCACCCTGTCCCTGCAGCCGCTGAGGGAGGTGGACCTGGTGATCGAGGCCGTGTTTGAGGACATGGAGCTGAAGAAGCGTATTTTCTCAGAGCTGAGTCGAGTGTGCAAACCGAACACACTGCTCTGCACCAACACCTCAGGGCTGGATGTGGACGAGATAGCTTCAGTGACTGACCGGCCCCCCCTGGTGGTGGGGATGCATTTCTTCGCCCCTGCTCACATCATGAAACTGCTGGAGGTTGTTTGTGGATCTCGGTCCTCACCTGAAGCCATTGCTACCGCAATGACTTTGGGAAAGAGGATGGgcaag GTGAGCGTTGCCGTGGGAAACTGCCCAGGATTTGTGGGTAATCGCATGCTGAAGTTGTATATGGACCAGGCTTACTTCCTGTTGGAGGAGGGCGCCTCACCTGAGCAGGTGGACCAGGCACTGGAGGAGTTTGGCTTTGCTATGGGGATTTTTAAAGTGGGTGATCTCTCTGGGCTGGACGTTGGCTGGAGGGTCCGGAAAGCGTCTGGACTGATCGGGCCTGATGTCGACCCAAAATTCCCGTCACGCATGCGCCAGGGCCGCAG gtaCTCTCCTCTTCTTGACCTGCTGTGTGAGCAGGGTCGTTGGGGTCAGAAGTCTGGACGGGGCTGGTACCTGTACGACTCGGCTGGAGGTAAAGAGGCGAGGCCTGACCCAGAGATCCGCAGCTTCCTGCAGGAATTCCGGCTCCGATACGGAATCACGGCCCGCCGGATCGACGCGCAGGAGGTGGTGGAGCGCTGTGTGTTCGCTCTGGCCAACGAAGGGTTCCGGGTGCTGGAGGATGGCATGGCAGCACGGCCCGAGGATATCGACATGGTGTATGTGTTCGGGTACGGCTGGCCCCAGCACCGCGGGGGGCCCATGTTTCACGCCGCTCAGGTGGGCCTACCCAGAGTTCTGCAGAGGCTGGAGTTCTACTACAGAGAGAACCCCGACGTCCCCCACCTGCAGCCCAGCACACTGCTGAGGAGACTGGTGGCTGCAGGCAGTCCCCCCATACAGCAGTGGAAACAGCACACCGGGAACCTACACAGCCAGCTGTAA